Proteins co-encoded in one Octopus bimaculoides isolate UCB-OBI-ISO-001 chromosome 7, ASM119413v2, whole genome shotgun sequence genomic window:
- the LOC106879611 gene encoding histone-lysine N-methyltransferase SETMAR-like, which produces MLEALVSEKPTVTTRELAEQLNVAHTSVVRQLKHIGKVSVPGKWVPRELSPGNRQRNAACGQSLLSRHFQATFLDRLVTGDENRILYHNVKHRRSWISRTGRPVQQKRAGLHRKKILLRIWRDIKRVIHYELLDSNQTMNANLYCE; this is translated from the coding sequence ATGTTGGAAGCTCTTGTTTCAGAGAAACCAACTGTTACCACTAGGGAACTTGCAGAACAGTTAAACGTGGCTCATACAAGCGTGGTACGCCAGCTAAAACACATTGGAAAGGTTTCAGTGCCTGGAAAATGGGTCCCTCGCGAGCTCTCTCCAGGGAATCGACAACGGAATGCTGCTTGTGGACAATCATTGCTTTCGCGACACTTTCAAGCAACATTTTTAGACAGGCTTGTTACAGGTGATGAGAATCGGATTCTTTACCATAATGTTAAACACCGCCGTTCTTGGATCAGTCGAACAGGGCGgccagttcaacaaaagagagcaGGACTTCATCGAAAGAAGATCCTGTTGAGAATATGGCGGGATATTAAACGAGTAATCCATTATGAACTGTTGGACAGCAACCAAACAATGAATGCTAATCTTTACTGTGAGTAA